In Meriones unguiculatus strain TT.TT164.6M chromosome 17, Bangor_MerUng_6.1, whole genome shotgun sequence, a single window of DNA contains:
- the Zbtb21 gene encoding zinc finger and BTB domain-containing protein 21 isoform X2, translated as MEGLLHYINPAHAISLLSALNEERLKGQLCDVLLIVGDQKFRAHKNVLAASSEYFQSLFTNKENEAQTVFQLDFCEPDAFDNVLNYIYSSSLFVEKGSLAAVQELGYSLGISFLTNIVAKAPQAPFPACPNRKRVPVEDDETSSQKRSVIVCQGRSEVPGKASGPAVQDLSHAARASPSGSVKTSTSKPHVAKPPEQFHSLSLTEKSWPKDSAAVYAKSLEQSGALDDPNRGSLVKRNAVLPPQPSQDREATDDKPGVSSQLPKGKAIELALKRPRPPVLSLRSSSETPYLLKETSKGGGQGEDRNLLYYSKLGLVVPSSGPASANQSIDRSGPLVKSLLRRSLSMDSQVPVYSPSIDLKSSQGSSTAANEAPGSMFCAMSQKSSLKECSEKKALDDRPQVLQPHRLRSFSASQSTDREGSSPVTEVRIKTEPSSPLSDPSDIIRVTVGDAAAAATRDLPLKTEDDQRDMSRLPAKRRFQADRRSPLKKARANEHGPAVSEENCEEGRSPPSLDSNFPDSDLNREEFGELEGTRPNKKFKCKHCLKIFRSTAGLHRHVNMYHNPEKPYACDICHKRFHTNFKVWTHCQTQHGIVKNPSPATSSHAVLDEKFQRKLIDIVREREIKKALIIKLRRSKPGFQGQSSSPAQQVIKRNLRSRAKGAYTCAYCGKAYRFLSQFKQHIKMHPGERPLGVSRASKPKEQALARAVESKEVYPCRLCNAKLSSLLEQGNHERLCRNATVCPYCSLRFFSPALKQEHEDRCEYKKLTCLECMRTFKSSFSIWRHQVEVHNQNNMASAENISLPTLDHNGEVAAASRFQAEPSKVNHVAAPKEDTAFSDSSEQVNFDSEDSSCLPEDLSLSKQLKVQVKEEPVEEAEEEAPEASAAPREAGPSKEAGLWPCEKCGKMFTAHKQLERHQELLCSVKPFICHVCHKAFRTNFRLWSHFQSHMSQATEEPAQKEAEMCPVPTNSPSPPPLPPPPPLPKIQPLEPDSPTGLPENPTPATEKLFAPQESDTLFYHAPPLSAITFKRQFMCKLCHRTFKTAFSLWSHEQSHN; from the coding sequence ATGGAGGGACTGCTGCATTACATCAACCCAGCACATGCCATCTCTCTGCTCAGTGCCCTCAATGAGGAGCGCCTCAAGGGACAGCTGTGTGATGTGCTCCTGATTGTTGGGGACCAGAAGTTCCGTGCTCATAAGAACGTCTTGGCTGCCAGCAGTGAGTACTTCCAGAGTTTATTCACGAATAAGGAGAACGAGGCACAGACTGTCTTTCAGCTGGACTTCTGTGAGCCTGATGCTTTTGACAACGTTCTGAACTACATTTACTCTTCTTCCCTTTTTGTGGAGAAGGGCAGCCTGGCTGCTGTGCAAGAGCTGGGGTATAGCCTTGGTATCTCCTTCCTGACCAACATTGTTGCCAAAGCCCCTCAGGCTCCTTTTCCAGCCTGTCCCAACAGGAAAAGAGTACCGGTGGAAGATGATGAGACCAGCTCTCAAAAGCGAAGTGTCATTGTATGTCAGGGCAGAAGCGAAGTGCCAGGGAAAGCCAGTGGTCCAGCTGTGCAGGATCTCAGCCATGCTGCCCGGGCCTCCCCTAGTGGTTCAGTCAAGACCAGCACCAGTAAGCCACATGTAGCCAAGCCGCCAGAACAGTTTCACAGTCTGTCCTTAACTGAAAAGAGCTGGCCGAAGGATAGTGCTGCAGTATATGCAAAGTCTCTGGAACAGTCTGGGGCTTTGGATGATCCTAACAGGGGCAGTTTGGTAAAAAGAAATGCAGTCCTGCCCCCACAGCCTTCACAGGACAGGGAGGCCACAGATGATAAACCAGGGGTGAGTAGCCAGCTTCCCAAGGGGAAAGCTATAGAGCTGGCTCTGAAGAGACCACGGCCACCTGTCCTGTCTCTTCGTAGCTCATCAGAGACTCCATATCTCTTAAAAGAAACTAGCAAAGGAGGTGGTCAGGGGGAGGATAGGAACTTGCTCTACTACTCTAAGCTAGGCCTGGTGGTCCCATCCAGTGGGCCTGCTTCTGCAAACCAGAGCATTGACAGAAGTGGCCCACTAGTGAAAAGCCTCCTCAGGCGGTCACTATCTATGGACAGCCAGGTTCCTGTCTACTCCCCATCTATAGATTTGAAGTCATCCCAGGGATCATCCACGGCAGCAAATGAGGCACCGGGCAGTATGTTCTGTGCGATGTCTCAAAAGTCATCTTTAAAAGAATGCAGTGAAAAAAAAGCCCTGGATGACAGGCCTCAAGTGCTTCAGCCTCATCGTCTCAGGTCCTTTAGTGCTTCTCAGTCGACAGACAGGGAGGGGTCCTCCCCTGTGACTGAGGTGCGCATTAAGACCGAGCCCAGCAGCCCACTGTCGGACCCCTCAGACATCATCCGGGTCACTGTGGgagatgcagcagcagcagctacaaGAGACCTGCCCCTCAAAACAGAGGACGATCAGAGGGATATGAGCAGACTCCCAGCAAAGAGAAGGTTCCAGGCAGACAGAAGGTCACCCTTGAAGAAGGCAAGGGCAAATGAGCACGGGCCTGCTGTCTCAGAAGAGAACTGTGAAGAGGGCAGGAGCCCTCCTTCCCTTGACAGCAACTTCCCAGATTCTGACTTAAACAGAGAGGAGTTTGGTGAGTTGGAGGGGACGAGaccaaacaaaaaatttaaatgcaaacATTGCCTTAAGATTTTTAGATCAACTGCGGGTCTTCACCGCCATGTTAACATGTACCATAACCCAGAGAAGCCTTATGCTTGTGACATCTGTCACAAGAGGTTTCATACCAACTTCAAAGTGTGGACACACTGTCAGACCCAACACGGCATAGTGAAGAACCCATCGCCAGCCACTAGTTCCCATGCAGTATTGGATGAGAAATTCCAAAGAAAGCTGATTGACatagtgagagagagggagattaaGAAGGCCCTGATCATTAAGCTGAGGCGCAGCAAGCCTGGCTTCCAGGGACAGAGTAGCTCCCCAGCACAGCAAGTCATCAAGAGGAACTTGCGCTCCCGAGCCAAAGGGGCCTACACTTGTGCCTACTGTGGCAAGGCATACCGCTTTCTCTCTCAGTTTAAGCAGCACATAAAGATGCACCCAGGAGAGAGGCCCCTCGGAGTGAGCAGAGCTTCTAAGCCAAAAGAGCAGGCTCTGGCACGCGCGGTAGAGAGCAAGGAGGTTTACCCGTGCCGCCTCTGTAATGCTAAGCTCTCTTCTCTTCTAGAGCAAGGCAACCACGAGCGCTTGTGCCGGAACGCCACCGTTTGCCCTTACTGCAGCCTCAGGTTCTTCTCCCCCGCACTGAAGCAGGAGCATGAGGACAGGTGTGAGTACAAAAAGCTGACCTGCCTGGAGTGCATGCGTACCTTCAAGTCCTCCTTCAGCATCTGGCGGCACCAGGTAGAAGTGCACAACCAGAACAACATGGCTTCAGCAGAGAACATCTCCCTGCCCACCCTAGACCACAATGGTGAAGTGGCAGCTGCTTCCAGGTTTCAGGCTGAGCCTAGCAAGGTAAACCATGTGGCTGCTCCAAAAGAGGACACAGCATTTAGTGATTCTTCAGAGCAAGTGAACTTTGATTCTGAggattcctcctgcctccctgaaGACTTGAGTCTTTCAAAGCAACTGAAAGTTCAAGTCAAAGAGGAGCCTgtggaggaggctgaggaggaagcTCCTGAGGCCAGTGCAGCTCCCAGGGAGGCTGGCCCCAGCAAGGAGGCAGGCCTATGGCCCTGTGAGAAATGTGGAAAGATGTTCACGGCACATAAGCAGCTGGAGCGACATCAGGAGCTGCTGTGTTCCGTGAAGCCCTTCATCTGCCACGTATGCCACAAAGCTTTCCGTACCAACTTTCGGCTCTGGAGTCACTTCCAGTCCCACAtgtctcaggccacagaggagcctGCACAAAAAGAGGCAGAGATGTGTCCTGTGCCCACAAACTCCCCCTCACCACCACCTCTGCCACCTCCACCACCCTTGCCCAAGATTCAGCCCCTGGAGCCTGACAGCCCCACAGGCCTGCCTGAGAACCCGACCCCAGCCACAGAGAAGCTGTTTGCACCCCAGGAGTCAGACACCCTCTTTTACCACGCTCCACCCCTTTCAGCAATCACATTTAAAAGACAGTTCATGTGCAAGCTCTGCCATAGGACATTCAAGACCGCCTTCAGTCTTTGGAGTCATGAGCAGTCACACAATTAA
- the Zbtb21 gene encoding zinc finger and BTB domain-containing protein 21 isoform X1, with product MLHCVQQAHKHSGEEERRKMCTCQINCRMEGLLHYINPAHAISLLSALNEERLKGQLCDVLLIVGDQKFRAHKNVLAASSEYFQSLFTNKENEAQTVFQLDFCEPDAFDNVLNYIYSSSLFVEKGSLAAVQELGYSLGISFLTNIVAKAPQAPFPACPNRKRVPVEDDETSSQKRSVIVCQGRSEVPGKASGPAVQDLSHAARASPSGSVKTSTSKPHVAKPPEQFHSLSLTEKSWPKDSAAVYAKSLEQSGALDDPNRGSLVKRNAVLPPQPSQDREATDDKPGVSSQLPKGKAIELALKRPRPPVLSLRSSSETPYLLKETSKGGGQGEDRNLLYYSKLGLVVPSSGPASANQSIDRSGPLVKSLLRRSLSMDSQVPVYSPSIDLKSSQGSSTAANEAPGSMFCAMSQKSSLKECSEKKALDDRPQVLQPHRLRSFSASQSTDREGSSPVTEVRIKTEPSSPLSDPSDIIRVTVGDAAAAATRDLPLKTEDDQRDMSRLPAKRRFQADRRSPLKKARANEHGPAVSEENCEEGRSPPSLDSNFPDSDLNREEFGELEGTRPNKKFKCKHCLKIFRSTAGLHRHVNMYHNPEKPYACDICHKRFHTNFKVWTHCQTQHGIVKNPSPATSSHAVLDEKFQRKLIDIVREREIKKALIIKLRRSKPGFQGQSSSPAQQVIKRNLRSRAKGAYTCAYCGKAYRFLSQFKQHIKMHPGERPLGVSRASKPKEQALARAVESKEVYPCRLCNAKLSSLLEQGNHERLCRNATVCPYCSLRFFSPALKQEHEDRCEYKKLTCLECMRTFKSSFSIWRHQVEVHNQNNMASAENISLPTLDHNGEVAAASRFQAEPSKVNHVAAPKEDTAFSDSSEQVNFDSEDSSCLPEDLSLSKQLKVQVKEEPVEEAEEEAPEASAAPREAGPSKEAGLWPCEKCGKMFTAHKQLERHQELLCSVKPFICHVCHKAFRTNFRLWSHFQSHMSQATEEPAQKEAEMCPVPTNSPSPPPLPPPPPLPKIQPLEPDSPTGLPENPTPATEKLFAPQESDTLFYHAPPLSAITFKRQFMCKLCHRTFKTAFSLWSHEQSHN from the exons ATGCTGCACTGTGTACAGCAGGCTCACAAACACtcgggagaggaagagagaagaaagatgtgTACTTGCCAG ATAAACTGCAGGATGGAGGGACTGCTGCATTACATCAACCCAGCACATGCCATCTCTCTGCTCAGTGCCCTCAATGAGGAGCGCCTCAAGGGACAGCTGTGTGATGTGCTCCTGATTGTTGGGGACCAGAAGTTCCGTGCTCATAAGAACGTCTTGGCTGCCAGCAGTGAGTACTTCCAGAGTTTATTCACGAATAAGGAGAACGAGGCACAGACTGTCTTTCAGCTGGACTTCTGTGAGCCTGATGCTTTTGACAACGTTCTGAACTACATTTACTCTTCTTCCCTTTTTGTGGAGAAGGGCAGCCTGGCTGCTGTGCAAGAGCTGGGGTATAGCCTTGGTATCTCCTTCCTGACCAACATTGTTGCCAAAGCCCCTCAGGCTCCTTTTCCAGCCTGTCCCAACAGGAAAAGAGTACCGGTGGAAGATGATGAGACCAGCTCTCAAAAGCGAAGTGTCATTGTATGTCAGGGCAGAAGCGAAGTGCCAGGGAAAGCCAGTGGTCCAGCTGTGCAGGATCTCAGCCATGCTGCCCGGGCCTCCCCTAGTGGTTCAGTCAAGACCAGCACCAGTAAGCCACATGTAGCCAAGCCGCCAGAACAGTTTCACAGTCTGTCCTTAACTGAAAAGAGCTGGCCGAAGGATAGTGCTGCAGTATATGCAAAGTCTCTGGAACAGTCTGGGGCTTTGGATGATCCTAACAGGGGCAGTTTGGTAAAAAGAAATGCAGTCCTGCCCCCACAGCCTTCACAGGACAGGGAGGCCACAGATGATAAACCAGGGGTGAGTAGCCAGCTTCCCAAGGGGAAAGCTATAGAGCTGGCTCTGAAGAGACCACGGCCACCTGTCCTGTCTCTTCGTAGCTCATCAGAGACTCCATATCTCTTAAAAGAAACTAGCAAAGGAGGTGGTCAGGGGGAGGATAGGAACTTGCTCTACTACTCTAAGCTAGGCCTGGTGGTCCCATCCAGTGGGCCTGCTTCTGCAAACCAGAGCATTGACAGAAGTGGCCCACTAGTGAAAAGCCTCCTCAGGCGGTCACTATCTATGGACAGCCAGGTTCCTGTCTACTCCCCATCTATAGATTTGAAGTCATCCCAGGGATCATCCACGGCAGCAAATGAGGCACCGGGCAGTATGTTCTGTGCGATGTCTCAAAAGTCATCTTTAAAAGAATGCAGTGAAAAAAAAGCCCTGGATGACAGGCCTCAAGTGCTTCAGCCTCATCGTCTCAGGTCCTTTAGTGCTTCTCAGTCGACAGACAGGGAGGGGTCCTCCCCTGTGACTGAGGTGCGCATTAAGACCGAGCCCAGCAGCCCACTGTCGGACCCCTCAGACATCATCCGGGTCACTGTGGgagatgcagcagcagcagctacaaGAGACCTGCCCCTCAAAACAGAGGACGATCAGAGGGATATGAGCAGACTCCCAGCAAAGAGAAGGTTCCAGGCAGACAGAAGGTCACCCTTGAAGAAGGCAAGGGCAAATGAGCACGGGCCTGCTGTCTCAGAAGAGAACTGTGAAGAGGGCAGGAGCCCTCCTTCCCTTGACAGCAACTTCCCAGATTCTGACTTAAACAGAGAGGAGTTTGGTGAGTTGGAGGGGACGAGaccaaacaaaaaatttaaatgcaaacATTGCCTTAAGATTTTTAGATCAACTGCGGGTCTTCACCGCCATGTTAACATGTACCATAACCCAGAGAAGCCTTATGCTTGTGACATCTGTCACAAGAGGTTTCATACCAACTTCAAAGTGTGGACACACTGTCAGACCCAACACGGCATAGTGAAGAACCCATCGCCAGCCACTAGTTCCCATGCAGTATTGGATGAGAAATTCCAAAGAAAGCTGATTGACatagtgagagagagggagattaaGAAGGCCCTGATCATTAAGCTGAGGCGCAGCAAGCCTGGCTTCCAGGGACAGAGTAGCTCCCCAGCACAGCAAGTCATCAAGAGGAACTTGCGCTCCCGAGCCAAAGGGGCCTACACTTGTGCCTACTGTGGCAAGGCATACCGCTTTCTCTCTCAGTTTAAGCAGCACATAAAGATGCACCCAGGAGAGAGGCCCCTCGGAGTGAGCAGAGCTTCTAAGCCAAAAGAGCAGGCTCTGGCACGCGCGGTAGAGAGCAAGGAGGTTTACCCGTGCCGCCTCTGTAATGCTAAGCTCTCTTCTCTTCTAGAGCAAGGCAACCACGAGCGCTTGTGCCGGAACGCCACCGTTTGCCCTTACTGCAGCCTCAGGTTCTTCTCCCCCGCACTGAAGCAGGAGCATGAGGACAGGTGTGAGTACAAAAAGCTGACCTGCCTGGAGTGCATGCGTACCTTCAAGTCCTCCTTCAGCATCTGGCGGCACCAGGTAGAAGTGCACAACCAGAACAACATGGCTTCAGCAGAGAACATCTCCCTGCCCACCCTAGACCACAATGGTGAAGTGGCAGCTGCTTCCAGGTTTCAGGCTGAGCCTAGCAAGGTAAACCATGTGGCTGCTCCAAAAGAGGACACAGCATTTAGTGATTCTTCAGAGCAAGTGAACTTTGATTCTGAggattcctcctgcctccctgaaGACTTGAGTCTTTCAAAGCAACTGAAAGTTCAAGTCAAAGAGGAGCCTgtggaggaggctgaggaggaagcTCCTGAGGCCAGTGCAGCTCCCAGGGAGGCTGGCCCCAGCAAGGAGGCAGGCCTATGGCCCTGTGAGAAATGTGGAAAGATGTTCACGGCACATAAGCAGCTGGAGCGACATCAGGAGCTGCTGTGTTCCGTGAAGCCCTTCATCTGCCACGTATGCCACAAAGCTTTCCGTACCAACTTTCGGCTCTGGAGTCACTTCCAGTCCCACAtgtctcaggccacagaggagcctGCACAAAAAGAGGCAGAGATGTGTCCTGTGCCCACAAACTCCCCCTCACCACCACCTCTGCCACCTCCACCACCCTTGCCCAAGATTCAGCCCCTGGAGCCTGACAGCCCCACAGGCCTGCCTGAGAACCCGACCCCAGCCACAGAGAAGCTGTTTGCACCCCAGGAGTCAGACACCCTCTTTTACCACGCTCCACCCCTTTCAGCAATCACATTTAAAAGACAGTTCATGTGCAAGCTCTGCCATAGGACATTCAAGACCGCCTTCAGTCTTTGGAGTCATGAGCAGTCACACAATTAA
- the Zbtb21 gene encoding zinc finger and BTB domain-containing protein 21 isoform X4, with protein sequence MLHCVQQAHKHSGEEERRKMCTCQINCRMEGLLHYINPAHAISLLSALNEERLKGQLCDVLLIVGDQKFRAHKNVLAASKQGNHERLCRNATVCPYCSLRFFSPALKQEHEDRCEYKKLTCLECMRTFKSSFSIWRHQVEVHNQNNMASAENISLPTLDHNGEVAAASRFQAEPSKVNHVAAPKEDTAFSDSSEQVNFDSEDSSCLPEDLSLSKQLKVQVKEEPVEEAEEEAPEASAAPREAGPSKEAGLWPCEKCGKMFTAHKQLERHQELLCSVKPFICHVCHKAFRTNFRLWSHFQSHMSQATEEPAQKEAEMCPVPTNSPSPPPLPPPPPLPKIQPLEPDSPTGLPENPTPATEKLFAPQESDTLFYHAPPLSAITFKRQFMCKLCHRTFKTAFSLWSHEQSHN encoded by the exons ATGCTGCACTGTGTACAGCAGGCTCACAAACACtcgggagaggaagagagaagaaagatgtgTACTTGCCAG ATAAACTGCAGGATGGAGGGACTGCTGCATTACATCAACCCAGCACATGCCATCTCTCTGCTCAGTGCCCTCAATGAGGAGCGCCTCAAGGGACAGCTGTGTGATGTGCTCCTGATTGTTGGGGACCAGAAGTTCCGTGCTCATAAGAACGTCTTGGCTGCCAGCA AGCAAGGCAACCACGAGCGCTTGTGCCGGAACGCCACCGTTTGCCCTTACTGCAGCCTCAGGTTCTTCTCCCCCGCACTGAAGCAGGAGCATGAGGACAGGTGTGAGTACAAAAAGCTGACCTGCCTGGAGTGCATGCGTACCTTCAAGTCCTCCTTCAGCATCTGGCGGCACCAGGTAGAAGTGCACAACCAGAACAACATGGCTTCAGCAGAGAACATCTCCCTGCCCACCCTAGACCACAATGGTGAAGTGGCAGCTGCTTCCAGGTTTCAGGCTGAGCCTAGCAAGGTAAACCATGTGGCTGCTCCAAAAGAGGACACAGCATTTAGTGATTCTTCAGAGCAAGTGAACTTTGATTCTGAggattcctcctgcctccctgaaGACTTGAGTCTTTCAAAGCAACTGAAAGTTCAAGTCAAAGAGGAGCCTgtggaggaggctgaggaggaagcTCCTGAGGCCAGTGCAGCTCCCAGGGAGGCTGGCCCCAGCAAGGAGGCAGGCCTATGGCCCTGTGAGAAATGTGGAAAGATGTTCACGGCACATAAGCAGCTGGAGCGACATCAGGAGCTGCTGTGTTCCGTGAAGCCCTTCATCTGCCACGTATGCCACAAAGCTTTCCGTACCAACTTTCGGCTCTGGAGTCACTTCCAGTCCCACAtgtctcaggccacagaggagcctGCACAAAAAGAGGCAGAGATGTGTCCTGTGCCCACAAACTCCCCCTCACCACCACCTCTGCCACCTCCACCACCCTTGCCCAAGATTCAGCCCCTGGAGCCTGACAGCCCCACAGGCCTGCCTGAGAACCCGACCCCAGCCACAGAGAAGCTGTTTGCACCCCAGGAGTCAGACACCCTCTTTTACCACGCTCCACCCCTTTCAGCAATCACATTTAAAAGACAGTTCATGTGCAAGCTCTGCCATAGGACATTCAAGACCGCCTTCAGTCTTTGGAGTCATGAGCAGTCACACAATTAA
- the Zbtb21 gene encoding zinc finger and BTB domain-containing protein 21 isoform X3 has translation MLHCVQQAHKHSGEEERRKMCTCQINCRMEGLLHYINPAHAISLLSALNEERLKGQLCDVLLIVGDQKFRAHKNVLAASSEYFQSLFTNKENEAQTVFQLDFCEPDAFDNVLNYIYSSSLFVEKGSLAAVQELGYSLGISFLTNIVAKAPQAPFPACPNRKRVPVEDDETSSQKRSVIVCQGRSEVPGKASGPAVQDLSHAARASPSGSVKTSTSKPHVAKPPEQFHSLSLTEKSWPKDSAAVYAKSLEQSGALDDPNRGSLVKRNAVLPPQPSQDREATDDKPGVSSQLPKGKAIELALKRPRPPVLSLRSSSETPYLLKETSKGGGQGEDRNLLYYSKLGLVVPSSGPASANQSIDRSGPLVKSLLRRSLSMDSQVPVYSPSIDLKSSQGSSTAANEAPGSMFCAMSQKSSLKECSEKKALDDRPQVLQPHRLRSFSASQSTDREGSSPVTEVRIKTEPSSPLSDPSDIIRVTVGDAAAAATRDLPLKTEDDQRDMSRLPAKRRFQADRRSPLKKARANEHGPAVSEENCEEGRSPPSLDSNFPDSDLNREEFEQGNHERLCRNATVCPYCSLRFFSPALKQEHEDRCEYKKLTCLECMRTFKSSFSIWRHQVEVHNQNNMASAENISLPTLDHNGEVAAASRFQAEPSKVNHVAAPKEDTAFSDSSEQVNFDSEDSSCLPEDLSLSKQLKVQVKEEPVEEAEEEAPEASAAPREAGPSKEAGLWPCEKCGKMFTAHKQLERHQELLCSVKPFICHVCHKAFRTNFRLWSHFQSHMSQATEEPAQKEAEMCPVPTNSPSPPPLPPPPPLPKIQPLEPDSPTGLPENPTPATEKLFAPQESDTLFYHAPPLSAITFKRQFMCKLCHRTFKTAFSLWSHEQSHN, from the exons ATGCTGCACTGTGTACAGCAGGCTCACAAACACtcgggagaggaagagagaagaaagatgtgTACTTGCCAG ATAAACTGCAGGATGGAGGGACTGCTGCATTACATCAACCCAGCACATGCCATCTCTCTGCTCAGTGCCCTCAATGAGGAGCGCCTCAAGGGACAGCTGTGTGATGTGCTCCTGATTGTTGGGGACCAGAAGTTCCGTGCTCATAAGAACGTCTTGGCTGCCAGCAGTGAGTACTTCCAGAGTTTATTCACGAATAAGGAGAACGAGGCACAGACTGTCTTTCAGCTGGACTTCTGTGAGCCTGATGCTTTTGACAACGTTCTGAACTACATTTACTCTTCTTCCCTTTTTGTGGAGAAGGGCAGCCTGGCTGCTGTGCAAGAGCTGGGGTATAGCCTTGGTATCTCCTTCCTGACCAACATTGTTGCCAAAGCCCCTCAGGCTCCTTTTCCAGCCTGTCCCAACAGGAAAAGAGTACCGGTGGAAGATGATGAGACCAGCTCTCAAAAGCGAAGTGTCATTGTATGTCAGGGCAGAAGCGAAGTGCCAGGGAAAGCCAGTGGTCCAGCTGTGCAGGATCTCAGCCATGCTGCCCGGGCCTCCCCTAGTGGTTCAGTCAAGACCAGCACCAGTAAGCCACATGTAGCCAAGCCGCCAGAACAGTTTCACAGTCTGTCCTTAACTGAAAAGAGCTGGCCGAAGGATAGTGCTGCAGTATATGCAAAGTCTCTGGAACAGTCTGGGGCTTTGGATGATCCTAACAGGGGCAGTTTGGTAAAAAGAAATGCAGTCCTGCCCCCACAGCCTTCACAGGACAGGGAGGCCACAGATGATAAACCAGGGGTGAGTAGCCAGCTTCCCAAGGGGAAAGCTATAGAGCTGGCTCTGAAGAGACCACGGCCACCTGTCCTGTCTCTTCGTAGCTCATCAGAGACTCCATATCTCTTAAAAGAAACTAGCAAAGGAGGTGGTCAGGGGGAGGATAGGAACTTGCTCTACTACTCTAAGCTAGGCCTGGTGGTCCCATCCAGTGGGCCTGCTTCTGCAAACCAGAGCATTGACAGAAGTGGCCCACTAGTGAAAAGCCTCCTCAGGCGGTCACTATCTATGGACAGCCAGGTTCCTGTCTACTCCCCATCTATAGATTTGAAGTCATCCCAGGGATCATCCACGGCAGCAAATGAGGCACCGGGCAGTATGTTCTGTGCGATGTCTCAAAAGTCATCTTTAAAAGAATGCAGTGAAAAAAAAGCCCTGGATGACAGGCCTCAAGTGCTTCAGCCTCATCGTCTCAGGTCCTTTAGTGCTTCTCAGTCGACAGACAGGGAGGGGTCCTCCCCTGTGACTGAGGTGCGCATTAAGACCGAGCCCAGCAGCCCACTGTCGGACCCCTCAGACATCATCCGGGTCACTGTGGgagatgcagcagcagcagctacaaGAGACCTGCCCCTCAAAACAGAGGACGATCAGAGGGATATGAGCAGACTCCCAGCAAAGAGAAGGTTCCAGGCAGACAGAAGGTCACCCTTGAAGAAGGCAAGGGCAAATGAGCACGGGCCTGCTGTCTCAGAAGAGAACTGTGAAGAGGGCAGGAGCCCTCCTTCCCTTGACAGCAACTTCCCAGATTCTGACTTAAACAGAGAGGAGTTTG AGCAAGGCAACCACGAGCGCTTGTGCCGGAACGCCACCGTTTGCCCTTACTGCAGCCTCAGGTTCTTCTCCCCCGCACTGAAGCAGGAGCATGAGGACAGGTGTGAGTACAAAAAGCTGACCTGCCTGGAGTGCATGCGTACCTTCAAGTCCTCCTTCAGCATCTGGCGGCACCAGGTAGAAGTGCACAACCAGAACAACATGGCTTCAGCAGAGAACATCTCCCTGCCCACCCTAGACCACAATGGTGAAGTGGCAGCTGCTTCCAGGTTTCAGGCTGAGCCTAGCAAGGTAAACCATGTGGCTGCTCCAAAAGAGGACACAGCATTTAGTGATTCTTCAGAGCAAGTGAACTTTGATTCTGAggattcctcctgcctccctgaaGACTTGAGTCTTTCAAAGCAACTGAAAGTTCAAGTCAAAGAGGAGCCTgtggaggaggctgaggaggaagcTCCTGAGGCCAGTGCAGCTCCCAGGGAGGCTGGCCCCAGCAAGGAGGCAGGCCTATGGCCCTGTGAGAAATGTGGAAAGATGTTCACGGCACATAAGCAGCTGGAGCGACATCAGGAGCTGCTGTGTTCCGTGAAGCCCTTCATCTGCCACGTATGCCACAAAGCTTTCCGTACCAACTTTCGGCTCTGGAGTCACTTCCAGTCCCACAtgtctcaggccacagaggagcctGCACAAAAAGAGGCAGAGATGTGTCCTGTGCCCACAAACTCCCCCTCACCACCACCTCTGCCACCTCCACCACCCTTGCCCAAGATTCAGCCCCTGGAGCCTGACAGCCCCACAGGCCTGCCTGAGAACCCGACCCCAGCCACAGAGAAGCTGTTTGCACCCCAGGAGTCAGACACCCTCTTTTACCACGCTCCACCCCTTTCAGCAATCACATTTAAAAGACAGTTCATGTGCAAGCTCTGCCATAGGACATTCAAGACCGCCTTCAGTCTTTGGAGTCATGAGCAGTCACACAATTAA